The genomic interval NNNNNNNNNNNNNNNNNNNNNNNNNNNNNNNNNNNNNNNNNNNNNNNNNNNNNNNNNNNNNNNNNNNNNNNNNNNNNNNNNNNNNNNNNNNNNNNNNNNNNNNNNNNNNNNNNNNNNNNNNNNNNNNNNNNNNNNNNNNNNNNNNNNNNNNNNNNNNNNNNNNNNNNNNNNNNNNNNNNNNNNNNNNNNNNNNNNNNNNNNNNNNNNNNNNNNNNNNNNNNNNNNNNNNNNNNNNNNNNNNNNNNNNNNNNNNNNNNNNNNNNNNNNNNNNNNNNNNNNNNNNNNNNNNNNNNNNNNNNNNNNNNNNNNNNNNNNNNNNNNNNNNNNNNNNNNNNNNNNNNNNNNNNNNNNNNNNNNNNNNNNNNNNNNNNNNNNNNNNNNNNNNNNNNNNNNNNNNNNNNNNNNNNNNNNNNNNNNNNNNNNNNNNNNNNNNNNNNNNNNNNNNNNNNNNNNNNNNNNNNNNNNNNNNNNNNNNNNNNNNNNNNNNNNNNNNNNNNNNNNNNNNNNNNNNNNNNNNNNNNNNNNNNNNNNNNNNNNNNNNNNNNNNNNNNNNNNNNNNNNNNNNNNNNNNNNNNNNNNNNNNNNNNNNNNNNNNNNNNNNNNNNNNNNNNNNNNNNNNNNNNNNNNNNNNNNNNNNNNNNNNNNNNNNNNNNNNNNNNNNNNNNNNNNNNNNNNNNNNNNNNNNNNNNNNNNNNNNNNNNNNNNNNNNNNNNNNNNNNNNNNNNNNNNNNNNNNNNNNNNNNNNNNNNNNNNNNNNNNNNNNNNNNNNNNNNNNNNNNNNNNNNNNNNNNNNNNNNNNNNNNNNNNNNNNNNNNNNNNNNNNNNNNNNNNNNNNNNNNNNNNNNNNNNNNNNNNNNNNNNNNNNNNNNNNNNNNNNNNNNNNNNNNNNNNNNNNNNNNNNNNNNNNNNNNNNNNNNNNNNNNNNNNNNNNNNNNNNNNNNNNNNNNNNNNNNNNNNNNNNNNNNNNNNNNNNNNNNNNNNNNNNNNNNNNNNNNNNNNNNNNNNNNNNNNNNNNNNNNNNNNNNNNNNNNNNNNNNNNNNNNNNNNNNNNNNNNNNNNNNNNNNNNNNNNNNNNNNNNNNNNNNNNNNNNNNNNNNNNNNNNNNNNNNNNNNNNNNNNNNNNNNNNNNNNNNNNNNNNNNNNNNNNNNNNNNNNNNNNNNNNNNNNNNNNNNNNNNNNNNNNNNNNNNNNNNNNNNNNNNNNNNNNNNNNNNNNNNNNNNNNNNNNNNNNNNNNNNNNNNNNNNNNNNNNNNNNNNNNNNNNNNNNNNNNNNNNNNNNNNNNNNNNNNNNNNNNNNNNNNNNNNNNNNNNNNNNNNNNNNNNNNNNNNNNNNNNNNNNNNNNNNNNNNNNNNNNNNNNNNNNNNNNNNNNNNNNNNNNNNNNNNNNNNNNNNNNNNNNNNNNNNNNNNNNNNNNNNNNNNNNNNNNNNNNNNNNNNNNNNNNNNNNNNNNNNNNNNNNNNNNNNNNNNNNNNNNNNNNNNNNNNNNNNNNNNNNNNNNNNNNNNNNNNNNNNNNNNNNNNNNNNNNNNNNNNNNNNNNNNNNNNNNNNNNNNNNNNNNNNNNNNNNNNNNNNNNNNNNNNNNNNNNNNNNNNNNNNNNNNNNNNNNNNNNNNNNNNNNNNNNNNNNNNNNNNNNNNNNNNNNNNNNNNNNNNNNNNNNNNNNNNNNNNNNNNNNNNNNNNNNNNNNNNNNNNNNNNNNNNNNNNNNNNNNNNNNNNNNNNNNNNNNNNNNNNNNNNNNNNNNNNNNNNNNNNNNNNNNNNNNNNNNNNNNNNNNNNNNNNNNNNNNNNNNNNNNNNNNNNNNNNNNNNNNNNNNNNNNNNNNNNNNNNNNNNNNNNNNNNNNNNNNNNNNNNNNNNNNNNNNNNNNNNNNNNNNNNNNNNNNNNNNNNNNNNNNNNNNNNNNNNNNNNNNNNNNNNNNNNNNNNNNNNNNNNNNNNNNNNNNNNNNNNNNNNNNNNNNNNNNNNNNNNNNNNNNNNNNNNNNNNNNNNNNNNNNNNNNNNNNNNNNNNNNNNNNNNNNNNNNNNNNNNNNNNNNNNNNNNNNNNNNNNNNNNNNNNNNNNNNNNNNNNNNNNNNNNNNNNNNNNNNNNNNNNNNNNNNNNNNNNNNNNNNNNNNNNNNNNNNNNNNNNNNNNNNNNNNNNNNNNNNNNNNNNNNNNNNNNNNNNNNNNNNNNNNNNNNNNNNNNNNNNNNNNNNNNNNNNNNNNNNNNNNNNNNNNNNNNNNNNNNNNNNNNNNNNNNNNNNNNNNNNNNNNNNNNNNNNNNNNNNNNNNNNNNNNNNNNNNNNNNNNNNNNNNNNNNNNNNNNNNNNNNNNNNNNNNNNNNNNNNNNNNNNNNNNNNNNNNNNNNNNNNNNNNNNNNNNNNNNNNNNNNNNNNNNNNNNNNNNNNNNNNNNNNNNNNNNNNNNNNNNNNNNNNNNNNNNNNNNNNNNNNNNNNNNNNNNNNNNNNNNNNNNNNNNNNNNNNNNNNNNNNNNNNNNNNNNNNNNNNNNNNNNNNNNNNNNNNNNNNNNNNNNNNNNNNNNNNNNNNNNNNNNNNNNNNNNNNNNNNNNNNNNNNNNNNNNNNNNNNNNNNNNNNNNNNNNNNNNNNNNNNNNNNNNNNNNNNNNNNNNNNNNNNNNNNNNNNNNNNNNNNNNNNNNNNNNNNNNNNNNNNNNNNNNNNNNNNNNNNNNNNNNNNNNNNNNNNNNNNNNNNNNNNNNNNNNNNNNNNNNNNNNNNNNNNNNNNNNNNNNNNNNNNNNNNNNNNNNNNNNNNNNNNNNNNNNNNNNNNNNNNNNNNNNNNNNNNNNNNNNNNNNNNNNNNNNNNNNNNNNNNNNNNNNNNNNNNNNNNNNNNNNNNNNNNNNNNNNNNNNNNNNNNNNNNNNNNNNNNNNNNNNNNNNNNNNNNNNNNNNNNNNNNNNNNNNNNNNNNNNNNNNNNNNNNNNNNNNNNNNNNNNNNNNNNNNNNNNNNNNNNNNNNNNNNNNNNNNNNNNNNNNNNNNNNNNNNNNNNNNNNNNNNNNNNNNNNNNNNNNNNNNNNNNNNNNNNNNNNNNNNNNNNNNNNNNNNNNNNNNNNNNNNNNNNNNNNNNNNNNNNNNNNNNNNNNNNNNNNNNNNNNNNNNNNNNNNNNNNNNNNNNNNNNNNNNNNNNNNNNNNNNNNNNNNNNNNNNNNNNNNNNNNNNNNNNNNNNNNNNNNNNNNNNNNNNNNNNNNNNNNNNNNNNNNNNNNNNNNNNNNNNNNNNNNNNNNNNNNNNNNNNNNNNNNNNNNNNNNNNNNNNNNNNNNNNNNNNNNNNNNNNNNNNNNNNNNNNNNNNNNNNNNNNNNNNNNNNNNNNNNNNNNNNNNNNNNNNNNNNNNNNNNNNNNNNNNNNNNNNNNNNNNNNNNNNNNNNNNNNNNNNNNNNNNNNNNNNNNNNNNNNNNNNNNNNNNNNNNNNNNNNNNNNNNNNNNNNNNNNNNNNNNNNNNNNNNNNNNNNNNNNNNNNNNNNNNNNNNNNNNNNNNNNNNNNNNNNNNNNNNNNNNNNNNNNNNNNNNNNNNNNNNNNNNNNNNNNNNNNNNNNNNNNNNNNNNNNNNNNNNNNNNNNNNNNNNNNNNNNNNNNNNNNNNNNNNNNNNNNNNNNNNNNNNNNNNNNNNNNNNNNNNNNNNNNNNNNNNNNNNNNNNNNNNNNNNNNNNNNNNNNNNNNNNNNNNNNNNNNNNNNNNNNNNNNNNNNNNNNNNNNNNNNNNNNNNNNNNNNNNNNNNNNNNNNNNNNNNNNNNNNNNNNNNNNNNNNTGTTTGAGGGCCATGACACCACAGCCAGTGGAGTCTCCTGGATCTTCTATGCTCTGGCCACCCACCCTAAGCACcaaaagagatgcagagaggaAGTGCAGAGCCTCCTGGGGGATGGATCCTCCATCACCTGGTAAGAGTTCAAGAAGTAGAAATGCCCTTATTCTTTGGGTAAGGAGGATCTCCAGATCTCCAGTCTACTTGACCTTCAGGAGGATGGACTTTATTTCAGGGATCACCTGGACCAGATTCCCTATACTACCATGTGCATCAAGGAGGCCCTAAGGCTCTACCCACCTGTCCCAGGCATTGGCAGAGAACTTAGTACATCTGTTAGCTTCCCTGATGGCCGCTCTTTACCCAAAGGTATGTATTTCCTAGGCCTTTCATTCCAGAGATAATGAATGGTCAGTG from Mastomys coucha isolate ucsf_1 unplaced genomic scaffold, UCSF_Mcou_1 pScaffold18, whole genome shotgun sequence carries:
- the LOC116095228 gene encoding cytochrome P450 4A10-like; this encodes FEGHDTTASGVSWIFYALATHPKHQKRCREEVQSLLGDGSSITWDHLDQIPYTTMCIKEALRLYPPVPGIGRELSTSVSFPDGRSLPKGLQVTLSIYGLHHNPKVWPNPEVFDPFRFAPDAPRHSHSFLPFSGGAR